tgagggggtgggtgGAGGAGTGGGTGCCTTTCTGATAAACAATGCACGGACAGGGGATTGATTAGATTGCAGCTGTATGTCTGTGAGAGAGTAATGCGGCAAGAAACAGGAGAGCAGCACACAGATTAAACCAGCAAGGAAACCCCACACTGAGTCAGAGGAGGACTTATATTGTGATCAGGAGAAAAACACAGAGCGCTTTTGGGTAAAATGCTGGCAGGAAAACAGCTTGGAACTGTGACCAAAGAAACtgtttcctgctgtttgattccttgTGCATTCAGGAAAACTggactttgtaaataaacaggattgcatcaaagaaatacctggacTCCATTATCAATTTCTCCTAACAGAACAAAATTTGTAAGACCCCGATTACTGGCTAACAATAGGAAAAAACAGTGCCTTTCCATTTGTCACAAGAAATAAGTACATTGGCTAGATCAACAGCATAAGGAAGGTAGGAGTGTGCCTGTATGATAGTCCTTCCAAGAAATGCAATAAATCTCATTTGTGACAAGAGTCTTTGGCCCACATGGGGCTCACTGCAGGATTGATGCTTTTGCTCCATGTGCTTATGGACAAGAGCAGGGACAGTCTGTCTAACATATTTTCCCCCTCTCTTAATTCTTAGTGAAATTTGTGCAGGAAAAAGGTGCAGGATTGGAACCCTGAAGACTGACGTCCACTATAAATTGACAGAATGAGCAGCAGCTACTGGATGCTCAACATTTGTGAAAAACAGGCAACTtattttaagtgcctaaataaggATTCAGGTGCTTAACTTCAGGCATCCATAATTAAAAATTTTTGGCCTTGGTTCATGTGTGTTTTGATATCTTTATCTGCTTTTAAACCACTAAAGATAGCTATTTAAacacatttcaaaaggaaaataagtgtgttgttctttttaacaaaaattaTGCACTTTTTCCACTATAAAAAGCCAAGACTTTTCCCATTCTGAGGTGGGTTGTTTATTATTTTGCCATGACAAAAAAATAATCTTCAGCTGTAAGGGGTCATTTGGATAGGAAAAAATAATTGCCTTTTAGAAGAAGGCAGCCGAAAGAAtaaagctgttaaaaaaaaataaattacaagcaTGAAGATATGTTTCATCAGATTATAACAAGAAAAATCAACCAATCAATTCAGTAAATATGTTAGTCACCTTCTCTCTTAACTTTGccagtcttttttctttttctattttttcctcttcttttgcCTGCTTTTCTAGAATCTTTAGTTCAAGTTTATGAAGATCCTGGAAAATATACAATGGATGAAATATTGAGCACTTTTGGGAATCAAAAAGAAGAATATGTTAAAGTACCAATAGGCTTTTCATATGATCAGAATTTATTTTGAATGCTTTAGAAACCAAATGTGTCCTAGATTTCACACTGTTTTAAGCACAGAAGTGACCATTTGATCATCCAGTCagacctgtatatcacaggccattacatttcactcaGATACCACTGTAGGGAACCCAATTATTGTAGTTaagactaaagcatttcagtcctccaGACTCTGAACTTTGTGTACCACAGGCAGAGTACaggacaaaaaaaacaaaacaaaaccaaggcaCACAATTAAATTACAAGGCCAGTTTCTGAAATTTACCTTTTGGAAACAAACCCTTGATATtgtactgttatatatttgcaagatataatttccatttttgaaaacaaatggtaattaaaacaaatattgacAATGGACTGGTCCCCCTCCTAGGCCCCGATTCAGGAATATACTCAAGCATATACCTAACTTTAAACAGTTAAttagtcccactgaaggcaacaggAGTACTCTTGTACTTTAAGATTTGCTCAAGTATCTTGCTGAACTGGAACACTGAGGAAAAGCAACAGAACATTATTTCAGACAAAAAGATGAGCTCTTCCCAGGACACAGACAGAGCTATCTTCATACAGATGTAGTTTGTGAATCAAAAAGAGCTCTTAAAGTTGAAATAATTGTTATTGATAATTAACTCCCTCGTCTTCCACACATTCTAATACTATGTCTACTCTGTACCACACATCCAGAAGATTTGAAACACAAGTGAGGGATGTGACTACTCACTCGCTCTTGAAACTTAGAAATTGCTTCTGCAGCaattctcttcctctcttccctttcagcctcctccctcttctcctttTCAAGTCTTTGGAGCGTCTCCTGTTCCTCCTTCTGCCGAGTGTACTTTTCTAACAGTAGCTTCAATTGGAACTGGCGCTGGCGTTCCTtctgctgctttttctctctctcttcttcctctttctGTCGAGATGCTTGTTTCATTGCAAATTCTATTTCTTTATGTCTTTTCCATTCTTCAACTGCTGCTTGTtgctttttcctttcctcctctgctTTTTGCTTCTGAGCTGCTTCGTGTTGAAGATTTTCTGTCTTGAGCATTTCCTCTGACTTCTGTTTCTGCTTTAAGATTTCTTGTTTTTCTTGTTGCTTCTTCATTTTCCACTTTTCAATAGACTGCACAagaacaataagaaaaaaattccCGTACTTCTTATAAAATCTTACTCTTCCAAGAGGATTATTTCCAAAGGAGAGAATCAGGGGACAGAAAGGTGTGATCTAAGGAGAAGACTAGGAGGTAAGAACTCCAGAGTAGTAATTCCATCTCTGACATAGATGCCTTTTTACCTTGGCAAGTAGCTTACTATCTCTTAGTTTCACCACATGTAAAGTGTAAACAACTATTTATCTACCTACCTTACAGTTTTTGAAGTTTAATATCTATAATAATTTGAATATATAAAGTTTTATGGCATTCACATTGCTGCAGAATAATTATTAGGCTCCTTAGTTAACTAGAATCAGATGTTTTTCACTGTGCAAACATTTTTCAAttcttttcatattttttataaaatataaaaagtaaaaccaaattttttcttaaataaatctaCGTTTATGCCAACTTATCTATTACCATGAAGGAGACCCAGGTCCAGGACCCTCCTCCAAATGTCTGTTTTCAGAACCAGTGGAGCCAAGGTTTGTTGCAACTGTTCTAGTCCTTCTCTCCCCGTCCTCCCCCCACacgtctgtcttgtctatttagactggaagTTCTTTGGGGCTGAGACTGTCTACTACTCTGTACAGTgtttagcacaatgggggcccccATTTTTGGTTGGTTCTTAGATACGCCtacaataaacatgattaattgtAATATGCTCAGCTACTGCACACGGCACTCCAACATGTGCTtacagcagggatcagcaacctttgagaagtaGTGTGCCAAGTcctcattaatttaaggtttcgcgtgccagtaataaattttacatttacagggggcccccctgctggtctggggttccatctgccgcCCATGCtactggtctggggtcccggccgctggccccactcatcccactgctggtctggatggacggaaccctggaccagcagcgggctgagtggggccagcggccgggactccagctggcaggggccggcagacagaaccccagactggcagcgcgTGCGGTacatggaaccccagaccggcagtgcactgagccgctcagcccgctgccagtctggagtCCCgtctgccggccccgctcagcccgctgctgacccggggttccgtccatccaggccggcagcaggctgagcggggccggtggccgggaccctggctggcagtaccactaaaaatcagctcgcatgccgcctttggcatgcgcgccgcaggttgccgacccctggcttAGAGCATCATCTGCTGATCATTCCTTAGAACACCACCAGCAGAGTGAAAATTTTAAAGAGAACTagttttctgcaggaaaaaagcTATGTCTGCCATCATAGCTGGAGGTGGATGGAAGAGGGTGAAAAGCGTGTGTGGCTTTTAAGAAATacacttctttaaaatacatacatactTTGAATCTTAGAATTCTCttacctctttttttctttcctctaaaATCAGAAATTCTTGATACCATGTCTCATGCTGTTGAATATCCTCTTTTGTTCTTCTAGAGAGAAACTCAAGGGCTTCTTCTATATAGGATGGCTTTCCTTTATGTTTTGTCCATACTTTCAAAAAGTGTTGATGATCATAATCATCCCAGCCTCCTTGTCGTCCTCCTGTTTGCTGAAGGAACCTTTCAAATTCTATTACTTCTTCAGGTAGATGATTTTGCAGTGTTTTGTCTACTGGAATCTTACCTGATGGCAACTTGAAAACTCTTTCTATGGCTGAACTACCCAGTGCCCATGTGTCAATTTTTTTCTGTAAGGCACTGAGCTCATTAGTAGCAGTCTTCTCCGCCTTCATAAGCTCTTCATAtctaagtaaaaaacaaaaacaaataaacaaacactgatttttaaataaaagatcagACAATACCCATGAGTTCACTTGAAACAGACTTTGTGATTATTCAATTCCCAGACCAACACTATGGTAAAATGGGACTAAAGTTGAGATTAAGTATCACTAATTTAGTGTAAAATAaattacagtagaacttcagttttacaaacacctcgggaatggaggttgtttgtaacagTGAACGAAACgttacggttgttctttcaaaagtttacaactgaacattgatttactacagctttgaaactttagtatgcagaagaaaaatgctactttccctcctttttagtagtttacatttaacacagtactgtgctgtatttgcttttttgttagGGGGAAGGGGTTGTCTCTGTTGCTACCTGATTGTGTACCTCGGGTTCCAAATTAAGCGTATGGTTgattggtcagtttgtaactctggtgttcataactctgaggttctactgtatagaaattttgtaattatccccaaactaagcattataaacccaggaaagtcagagttaaggttactcttaaaagagaactagatggAAATGCACAGTTGGGCTCCCGAACAACCATAATCCTTTCCTATATTGATGCCATTGGGAAGGCAGGgagatagaaaagaaaaaaaaaatgtgcgtttaaaaatcagtttaatctaatccAGATCCCCACTATTGGAATGCCTTTACCATATTGCATGATACTACTATAGGTAATCtagtcttaaaaagaaaaggagtacttgtggcaccttagagactaacaaatttattagagcataagcttttgtgagctacagctcacttcatcggatgcatccagctgtagccacaagtactctttctttttacggatacagactaacacagctcctactctgaaactagtcttaAAAGTTTGCTTTGAATATATGTTTACTTAAATGATTAAttacagaaaaaggaaataaagaaacaggatggaaaaaaggaagagaagagtgaTTTATACCATACATTTAAGTtaagttttgttttggttttgtgcgaCTGATTTCAGTTATCTCAAGAACTGAAAAGCATGT
The sequence above is a segment of the Natator depressus isolate rNatDep1 chromosome 5, rNatDep2.hap1, whole genome shotgun sequence genome. Coding sequences within it:
- the CCDC112 gene encoding coiled-coil domain-containing protein 112 — protein: MAAVATASGQQQSDCSFSTLDSGQHFQFQNWMIKADQAKKAEFIRTAEKLKNQLVNIEKDKNGHLYSKKSDFRVEYSTLEELEHKMTNNRKAEKAKIQQQLAKIHNNVKRLQRQLKDVKPTPEFVEKLREMMEEAENAINGFKEEQRLIYEELMKAEKTATNELSALQKKIDTWALGSSAIERVFKLPSGKIPVDKTLQNHLPEEVIEFERFLQQTGGRQGGWDDYDHQHFLKVWTKHKGKPSYIEEALEFLSRRTKEDIQQHETWYQEFLILEERKKESIEKWKMKKQQEKQEILKQKQKSEEMLKTENLQHEAAQKQKAEEERKKQQAAVEEWKRHKEIEFAMKQASRQKEEEEREKKQQKERQRQFQLKLLLEKYTRQKEEQETLQRLEKEKREEAEREERKRIAAEAISKFQERDLHKLELKILEKQAKEEEKIEKEKRLAKLREKVEVHVTRDPSRLYKPTKGWEERTKEIGPTDVQPLLHIPHRAIPTWRQGL